The sequence below is a genomic window from Streptococcus oralis.
TCTCAACAAAAATTTCAACAGAGCATGAATCAAATGAATTACATGAACCAACAAATGCAACAAGCAGGACAGCGTATGCAGGGGGGACGTCATATCACAGGTGCTGAGAGTGAAGAAGATGATAATTAATGTTGACGTTTTTTTAAAAAAATGGCAAACTACTAACATTGTATTTGTTTGTTAGATTTAATAGTTCGTATCTATATCTTTAACTCCTGATTTATGTCAGGAGTTTTTTGTAGAATTAAAATAAATTTGCCTAAAGTTCTACCTGACTTGTACAATAGCTCTATTGTACTAAAGGAGGTTGTGGCAGGTGCTAGATGAACGTTTATTCAAGGAAAATTTATTAGAGAGTAGCGGTAAAGATTTTTTAAATTGGATAAAATCTTATGATGATTCACAAGTGCCTATCATGAAGCGAAGAGGTTATACCTGTATTCATTCAATGGAGCGAACAGTAGCTTTTACATTTGGGGAATTTACTTTTAGGAGAAGGCGTTGGAAAAAAGGAGATAAGTGGATAATTCCTGTTGATGATAAATTGGGTTTAGAGAGAAATACTAGGTATTCCAGAGAATTTATGTACCAAATAGCTAAATTATCTACTATGATGTCTTATGGAAAAGTGATACAAGTGATTGAAATGACTTATAATATTGTAATTACAAAACCTACAGTCGTTAAGGCAGTTAAACTATGTGCTGATTTGTTGAGGAAACAGGAAAGTTACCAGTCTTATCAAGAATCAAACGAAATAAAAGAGAAAGTAGATGTCATCTACGTAGAGGGAGATGGTGTAATGGTAAAATCAAGTGATAAAAATCTAAATAATCGCCGTATTGATCTTTCTCATTTTGTCGTACATACAGGAAGTAAAAAGATAGGGAGTAAGAGATTTGAACTGCAAAACAAAAAGGAATTTATTTCACCCAAAAATCGTTTAGTGAGAGAGCAGGTAATAGACTATTTAACTAATACTTTCGAGATTAGTAAAGAAACTATTTTTGTCACTAATTCAGATGGAGGGCATGGCTATACACCGTATGTCTTTAAAGAAATGGCAAAGATACTCAGAGTAAGTCGCCATGAGCATTTTTGGGACGAATATCATCTTAATCATAGTTTAAAGAGCTTTTTCAATTCTTATCCATCAGAGCTTTTAGAGAAAGCATTTCAAGCGATTCAAAGGCATGATAAAAGTTTATTACGTAGTGTTTTAGATACGACAGAGGCTTTAATAGAGACTCAGGAAGAGATAGAACAGTTCTATAAATTTAAACGGCGCCTTCTTCAAAATTTTCAATATACCAAGCCTGCAGAATTGAGAGGCCTTTCACATTCTGGAATAGGTATAATGGAAAGTCAGCATCGTAAAATTACTTACCGTATGAAGAGAGGTGGAAAATATTGGACAGAAAAAGGAGCAGAAGCAATGAGTAAAATGATACTCTTGGCTGATAAAGACGAACTTCGGGAATTATTATTGGGGTCTTGGATTGTTGACTATGATCAAATTCAAGAGCAAAGAGGGCTATCTGGTGGGGAGGTTAGACGCTTAGAGTCTAAAAAAACAAGTCAATATATGCCAACTGGGAAAATTACCTGGAAGAAATTTAAACCCTGATATTTAGAAATAGTTGCACCAGGGGATAAAACGTGCTATAATGATATCAAATTTAAGCAAATAAAAAAGCCGTAAGGACTGCAATCCTTACGGCACCGAGTAAGTAAAAACCGAAAGAAGAAATTTTATTTCCCCAACTTACTCAGTCTACATACTCTATGTTAAAGCATAATGAGCAGAATGTCAAGACTGGGACAAGGGAAATCCTAGTTTTTTTTCTTGCTTGGGGGTCTCTCTCATAGGGTTTGAGGTTTTCTAAAAAATTTTACCACTTACAAAGGCGTAAAATCCCTTTACAAATCTAGCTTTTCATGGTACAATAGCCTTTGTGTGAAATAGCAGCAGGAAAGCATGAAGCTCGTCAACAGGTGTCTTATGACAAGTAACCTTGGCTGTTTAGGCGAAGGGCATCTGCACGAATCAGGGCTTTCTAAGTGACTATTTCCACCGAAATATTATTTATATCAGGAGGACATACATATGTCACGTTATACAGGACCATCTTGGAAACAAGCTCGTCGCCTTGGCCTTTCACTTACAGGTACAGGTAAAGAATTGGCACGTCGTAACTACGTACCAGGTCAACACGGACCAAACAACCGTTCTAAATTGTCAGAATACGGTTTGCAATTGGCTGAAAAACAAAAACTTCGTTTCACTTACGGTGTAGGTGAAAAACAATTCCGTAACTTGTTCGTACAAGCTACAAAAATCAAAGGCGGAATCCTAGGTTTCAACTTCATGCTTCTTTTGGAACGTCGTTTGGATAACGTTGTTTACCGTCTTGGTCTTGCGACTACTCGTCGTCAAGCTCGTCAATTCGTAAACCACGGTCACATCCTTGTTGACGGAAAACGCGTTGATATCCCATCATACCGCGTAACTCCAGGTCAAGTGATCTCAGTTCGTGAAAAATCATTGAAAGTTCCAGCAATCCTTGAAGCTGTTGAAGCAACTCTTGGACGTCCAGCATTCGTATCATTCGACGCTGAAAAATTGGAAGGTTCATTGACTCGCTTGCCAGAACGTGACGAAATCAACCCAGAAATCAACGAAGCACTTGTCGTTGAATTCTACAACAAAATGCTTTAATTTTAAGAAATATCTTACAGAAAGCCTACAACAGTGGGCTTTTTGCTTTGTCTTAAAACGTTGATTTCTGGGTTTGCTTAGATATTTGCTAGATTGATTTCATTGCTGCTTCAAAGAATGAGACGGCTTTTTTTGCATTCTCTTTTGAGAGGTGGCTATATATATCCATGGTCATGCTGATTTGCGAGTGACCTAGGCGGTGCTGAAGCTCCTTGTAAGGTATGCCAGAGTTAAGCAGTAAACTAGCGTGGGTATGACGGAAACCGTGAAAGCCAATGTTAGGAACGCTAGCACGTTTGAAGTGGGTTCTTAACCTGGTTTGTAAGGTTCGATTATTAGGGTACTCATGTATGAAGTCAGAAAAGACCACCGTTTCAGTACGTCCAAGTTGCCAAGCCTCTTTTACTTGTCTACGTTTGTACTGTTTCAGCATGCTAACAGTTGCTTGATCTATATCTATATCTCGATAACTAGACTTTGATTTTGGGCTATTGATTTCTTGCTTATAGTTTAGAGTCTTTGTGACGTGGATAACTGCATTATCTAAGTTTATATCAGACCAGGATAGGGCTAAAGCTTCATTGATACGATAATCGACTTCTATATACCAAAAATACCTATCGAGTAACTATCAAGTCAGCGCGAATCAAATACTTTCGCTTCTTTCTTATGGTAAGTTGAATTAATAAAATAATTATGATATTCTTTTTCTATAAGGAAAAAATTAAAATGATTATAAGATAGTTTATTTAGAAAATTAGTCAAAATTTTTTCTAATTAATTTGGAAATCATTAACAAGGGGGATATTATGGCTGAAAGAATAATACATCAAGCTGATCTTCGTGCTATCGAGAATAATTTGCGCTCTATCCATGAAGGATTACGAACAATTGATGCTAGAGTTGATGTAGCAAACGAAAATCTTCAAATCGTGTACGATGAAATTGGTAGTTTAGCACAAGAATTTCATGAATTTGTGAATATCCAACAAAAAGCTAATAGATTAGGACAAGCTGAAACTCGACTGGTAAAAATACGTCAGGAAATTGAGAAGAAATACGGACATTATGATATTGTTCGTCGTACTACCACAGGGATTTTACAAGCTGATGATTTAG
It includes:
- a CDS encoding ISLre2 family transposase, which encodes MLDERLFKENLLESSGKDFLNWIKSYDDSQVPIMKRRGYTCIHSMERTVAFTFGEFTFRRRRWKKGDKWIIPVDDKLGLERNTRYSREFMYQIAKLSTMMSYGKVIQVIEMTYNIVITKPTVVKAVKLCADLLRKQESYQSYQESNEIKEKVDVIYVEGDGVMVKSSDKNLNNRRIDLSHFVVHTGSKKIGSKRFELQNKKEFISPKNRLVREQVIDYLTNTFEISKETIFVTNSDGGHGYTPYVFKEMAKILRVSRHEHFWDEYHLNHSLKSFFNSYPSELLEKAFQAIQRHDKSLLRSVLDTTEALIETQEEIEQFYKFKRRLLQNFQYTKPAELRGLSHSGIGIMESQHRKITYRMKRGGKYWTEKGAEAMSKMILLADKDELRELLLGSWIVDYDQIQEQRGLSGGEVRRLESKKTSQYMPTGKITWKKFKP
- the rpsD gene encoding 30S ribosomal protein S4 codes for the protein MSRYTGPSWKQARRLGLSLTGTGKELARRNYVPGQHGPNNRSKLSEYGLQLAEKQKLRFTYGVGEKQFRNLFVQATKIKGGILGFNFMLLLERRLDNVVYRLGLATTRRQARQFVNHGHILVDGKRVDIPSYRVTPGQVISVREKSLKVPAILEAVEATLGRPAFVSFDAEKLEGSLTRLPERDEINPEINEALVVEFYNKML